Part of the Xanthomonas sp. SI genome is shown below.
AGCTCTTGCGGCGTGAATGCGAACAACGGCGATGGCTCAGTGCGCGAGCGAGAAACCGCGGCGCTGGAAGATCGCCTGCGCCGGCGGCGTACCCAGCCAGCGCACGAAATCGGCCGCGGCCGGATGCTTGCTGGCGCGCAGCGCCGCCACCGGATACACGATCGGCGCGTGGCTGTCGGCGGGGAACACCGCCACCACCCGCACCTTCGGTTCGGCCTTGGCGTCGGAGCCGTAGACGATGCCTAGTGGCGCCTCGCCGCGCGCGACCAGCATCAGCGCGGCGCGCACGCTTTCCGATTCGGCCAGGCGCGCCTGCACGCCGTCCCACTGGCCGAGTGTCTGCAGCGCGGCGCGCGCGTACTTGCCGGCCGGCACGCTGTTGGTCTGGCCGACCGCAAGGCGGCCCTGCGCACCGAGCGCGGCGGCGAGCGCGCCGGGTTTGCGCAGGTCCACCTTAGTCTTGCTGGCCGCCGGCGCGACCAGCACCAGCGTGTTGCCGAGCAGGTTGCGGCGCTGCGCCGCATCGACCAGCTGACGCTGCTGCAGATAGTCCATCCACTCCAGGTCGGCGGAGAAGAACACGTCCGCCGGCGCGCCTTGTTCCACCTGCCGCGCCAGCGCCGAGCTGGCCGCGTACGACACCTGCACCGGCGTGCCGCTGGAGCGCTGGTAGGCAACCGTGGCCTCGTCCAGGGATTCCTTCAGGCTGGCCGCGGCGAATACGGTCAGCGGCGTCTGCGCCCAGGCCGGCGGCGCGGCCATGGCGACGGTGAGCGAGAGCAGGCACAGCAGGCTGCGTAGCGAACGGGACATGGGGCGCTCCGAGGAATCAGGGGACGGGCGGCGATCGGCTGGACCTGGCGCAGTGGCGCGCAGGCCGCTGCGATGGCAGCGCGATCGTGCGCGGTACGCCCGCATCCTACCGTCTTCAG
Proteins encoded:
- the modA gene encoding molybdate ABC transporter substrate-binding protein, whose product is MSRSLRSLLCLLSLTVAMAAPPAWAQTPLTVFAAASLKESLDEATVAYQRSSGTPVQVSYAASSALARQVEQGAPADVFFSADLEWMDYLQQRQLVDAAQRRNLLGNTLVLVAPAASKTKVDLRKPGALAAALGAQGRLAVGQTNSVPAGKYARAALQTLGQWDGVQARLAESESVRAALMLVARGEAPLGIVYGSDAKAEPKVRVVAVFPADSHAPIVYPVAALRASKHPAAADFVRWLGTPPAQAIFQRRGFSLAH